TCTGCCCCCACATGCCGCCCGCCGGCATCGGCCCGCCCTGCGCCGGGGGAAGGCTGCCGATCCCGCCCGTCCCCTGCTGGCGCTGGGACACCATCTGCATGATGGCTTGGAACACCTGCGGGTTGGACTGGGCAATGTGCTGCAACAGCGCCCCGAAGGAAGTGCTCGACGACTGGTTCCACATCTGGCGATCCCCCGAGGGTCAGTAGGTGAACGGCGAGCGGAACTCGACGGTCTGCGAGTTCGGCTGCACGTAGTTGATCCCGCCGTCACCCGGATCGGCGGACTGGTAGGTCGGATATCCGTAGGTCGATGACCCGTAGCCCAGGTTGAGCAGCGACAGCCACGACAGGGGATCAACGGTGGACTGCTGCTGGGTCGCGCCCGTGTCCGTTCCCGTGCCCGAGGTCGGCATCCCGAAGAAGAAGTTGATCGGGAGGGAATAGGGGTTCGTTGTCCCCGGAGTGAGCCCGGTCCCCGTCGTCGTCGTGCCGTTGGTGTTCGTCCCGCCGCCGGTCTGCTGGTTCCCACCCGTGTTCCCGCCCGTGTTGACGGGCGTCGTCGGAACCCCGCCTCCGGTGGGCGTGGTCGGAGCGCGTCCGTAATTCCCCGTGATCGGCGTGTTGTTCCCGTCCCGAAGGGTGGTCAGATCGACCCCGGAGAGGCTTCCCATCCGGGCGTTCGCTCCGGTCGAGCCCCACAGTCGCCATGGGTCCTGCGTCCCGGTCGCGGAGTAGTATTTCTCGCTGTACGGCGTGACGATCGGCGTCCCATCGGCGTTGACGAACTTGCCGTTCTGGTTGCGATACGCGCCATATACGGTGTCCCAGTAGAGCCCGTTGCCGGCGGGCTCCAGCTTGATCTCGCCGTTGGCGTCGGACGTGTAGAGCGACCCGTCCGGGTGCCGCCAGATCGTGAACCCGGTGACGGGCTCCATCGACAGCAGTTCCGACCCCCGATCCCAGCCGGGCGAGTTGTTGGAGTAGTCCAGCGCGCCGCCCATGATCGACCCGCCGGGCGTGCCGGCGGACATCGCGTTCGCGATCCCGGCCGGCGTCCCGCCCGTCGTCGTCCCGATCGGTGCCGTGGACACCCCGGAGAGAACCTGCCCGAGGTCCGTGGGGCCGATCGTGTTTCCCGAGGGGATCGATCGCCCCTGCGAAATCTGCCGGTTGATCCGGTTCTGCACCTGCGCGTTGAATCCGGGAACGGCCTGCTCCAGGGGCTTCCTGATCTGGTTGAACTCGGCCGAGTTGATCGGGATGCGGTTGAGCCCCGGCATCTCCCGATAGATCTGATCCGCGGCCTGAAGGCTGGTCATCGTGCCTTCCAGGCCGTTCGGGTCGTACCCGGCCGACAGGGCCATCTCGACCGCGTTGACGTTCACTTTGCCGGAATAGATATCGTCGAGTGGAACGTTCACGACGTTCGGCCAAGAACCCACGGTGATGTAGCCCCGTTCCAGCGGGCTTTCCCGGACGGTCGGGTTGTTCTGGTTGGCGAGCCCCTGATAGCTGCCGTTCTGGTAAACCGCCGGGCCGTAGTCGAGCGTATCGAGGCCGAAATAGTTGTTGATGGCGAGGTATGCGTCGCGGCTGTTCGGGTCGACACCGATCGACGATGCCAGTGCTGCGAACTGCTCCGGGGTCAGGTCGGCGATCTGGGAGAATGTCGGGTCCCAATCCCCGCCGAAGCCCGGTCGCGGATCGTAGATGCCGAACGACTGGTTGTTCTCGGGCGTGAACCCGGAGGCGACCGGAATCTGTCCGTACCGGTTGAAGTACGCTTCGAGGTTCCGGACCTGGTCCTGCCCGGTGCCGAAATCGAAAGTGTTGAAGCCCGTTCCCAAGGGCTGGGTCGGCCCGCTTTCCGGCGGGGCCGGGGGCGCGACGTAGCCGACCGGGACGGTGCCGTTGACATACGGACTCTCGTTGAGGAATCCGTTGCCGCCCCAATTGCCGATCCGCTCCGGCTGTCCCGCGGCCCCCAGGATGTTCGCGGCCTGCTGCTGGGTCGCATACGGCTGGGTATCGATCCAGTCGTTGAACGCACCGCCGCCGAAGTTCCCGGTGTAGCCGAGCTGCTGGGCGAGCTGCTGGTTGACCTGGTAGTTGTCCGGGTTCGACCCCCAGGACTGGTCGCCAGAGGTTTCCGCCATCGGCGAGCCGTAGTTGTTTGCCGATCCGTCGTCCTGCGGCGCGCCCGCGCCCCAGTCCATGATCCGGTTCGACTGCCCGGCGTCGCGCAGAATCTGCTCGGCCTGCTGGCGCTGCTCGGGCGTCGCGTTCGCCATGTACTGGTTGAACCCGCCCGTCGATCCGCCCGTCCAGCCGCCGAAGTCGCCGCTGAATCCGGTCGCCTGCGCAAGCTGACGATTCACGTCCTGATTGGCGGACGAGCCCAGTTCCGATTGTCCTGCGGAGCGGCGGCGGACATCGCGGATGCCGAATTGTTCTGCGGCGGCGCGCTTTCCTGTGGCGGCGCAGAACTCGCGGTCCCGGTCGACGGGTCCCACCAGTACGTCCCGTTGACCGGGTCGGACACCATCTGAGCGGCGAATTCCCGCGCGCCGGTTTTCGGGTTGCGACTGTTCTTCGGATGCCCGACGACGTACTGAGCGGGGTCGAGGCCCGCCTGCATCATCGCTTGGGAGGCGTGCTGCCGAAGCGCGGGATCGGCCTCCCAGACACCCCGCGGAACCACAACCTCGCCCGGCGTCAGGTGGCCGACGGTGTTGTCCCCGAACCGCCCCTTCTTCGCCATGTCTCGGACGGACTTGCCCATCGCGGGCGCGTTGTGGTCGCGGACCTTGCGACGGGTGGTCATCTTCATGGGCACGCCCCCGAAACGAAAAAGGCCCCGCCGAAGCGAGGCCCGAAAGGCTTGGGAATGGTCGAGATCGTCAGTAGCGGAAGGCCGTGTTGAACGCGCCGTAGGGCGTCCCGTACTGGTTCTGCTGGCCGTTCTGGCCGCCGGTCATCGGGTTCTGCCCCGAGAAGGCAATGCCCGACTGCGGACCCATCAGTCCATTCGCCCCGAAGGCCGCGGAGTAGATCGAGGGCGACAGGCTGAGGTCGTTGTAGCCGGAGCGGAGGATCGAGGGATCGTTCGCGGTGTTCTCGCGGCCGAACCCGAGGGCCGTTCCGGGTGTGCCCCAGGATGCCCCGGCAACCGGCATCTGGCCGGCGAGGACGTTGGGCATTTCCATGCCGCCCGTCGAGAACCCGGCATTGCCGCCGGCCGTCTGGGTCTGTCCGAACAGGGTGTTGGGAACGTTCTTGCCCGAGGGGTTCCGAGTCTGCTGCCACTGGTCGTAGGTCTGGGGGGCGGTGAAGGAGGGGAAGTCGGACTGCGTGACAGGCTGCGGCGTGCCTGGGCCGGAGAGCCCATAGACCGGGTTGACGCCCGAAACCGGATTGATGGCCATGTTCGGGTTCGCCTCAACGCCCTGTTGCCGCGCCTGCCGAAACGGCTCGGCAAGATCGTTGATTGTTGAGCCCGGCGCGCCGATAGAGCCAGTGGGCGCGCTATAGAACCCCTGCTGCTCGGGCGTCATGTCCTCGAACTGAATCACATCACCAATCTGACGCCCGGCACTTGTCGGCAAGCCGCCGAAGCTCGCGACGCGCACGGATCCGGTCACCGGGTCGTAGTTGGCCGATCCGTTGTAGTTCGTCCCCGAGTTGGCAAAGCTATTCCCGCCCCCGAAATCCGCGGCCTGCCCCGTCGAGGCATCAACCCATCCGTTCTCGGTATAGATCAGGTCCGCGAACATCGGCGCCCCGGTGGACGGGTTGCGGAGGTTCCGCTGCCCCACGGTGAACTGTGACGGGTTCCGCCCGCGGGACGCCATCGCCATCATGGCGCGCTGTCGAAGGGAGGGATCGGCGTTCATCGCGGCGTTCGGTATCACCGCTTCACCACGGGCGAGGTGGGAGAGACCCGCGCGACCGGGCGCGGGACCGGCGCGCATCAGGCTACCGATGCCGGCACGGTTCATCATGGGCAGGCACTCCTATGTCGGGTATCCTCCGCCCCATGGACGGAGACGGGACCGGCTGCGACTTCCTTGCCGGGAAGGATGCGAATTACGTCCGGGCTTGGAACGAGGCAGTCGCGACGATCGCGCGGGCGTTCTCAGCCGCTGCGGAGAAGAACCCGGACGCTCCGAAGTTCCCTGTTCGTTCTAAATGAGGTATAAATAGCGAAGCCGGCGAGCGTTGGAGCGCTGCGCCGGCTTCTGACCAACCGTCATGTGGAGCATGACCGAGATGGCTTCCGATTCCATACCCGAAGAGTGGCGCCCCGTGGAAGGCTGGCCTTACGAGGTCAGCAATCTTGGGCGAGTCCGCCAAGCGCTCAATGCCACCCCGAGGCCAGGGAGACGGCCAGGGCGCGTAGTCCAGAACTGCATCGGCCGGAATGGATACCCGGTCGTGTGCCTGCACGACGGGAAGCGCCAGAAGCTGGCTCTAGTTCATCGGCTTGTCGCGCTCGCCTTTCTCCCGCCGCCGCGACCCGACCAGATCGACGTGGCGCACGGAGATGGGGACCCATCGAACCCACGGCTGTCGAATCTCCGCTGGGCCACGCGGAAGGAGAACCACGCGGACATGATCGCGCATGGGCGCAGCACCCGTGGCGAGAAAAATGCTCGCTCGAAACTGTCTGCCGCCGACGTCCGCACCATCCGCGCGCTTGCGCCGGCCGCCCCGCGGTATCGCGTGCTGTCAGAGCGCTTCGGAGTTTCGATCCCGACCATCTGCGCCATCGTGCACCGCAAAAGTTGGCAGTGGTTGACGGACTAACCAGCGCTTCGCATGTTAGTGCGGCTCTCGTTAAATACCCTCCCAGGCCCCATAGCGTATTCGAAGACATTGAAGGGCTTGGCGTCCTCCACCCCGTTCGCCGCCGCCACCCGTGACAGCGTATCGTCCTGCGCCCCCGTCAGGTCGTATTCGTTGAGTTCCCAATCGGGGCTGTTCGGGCCGGTGTAGGCGTAGAGATCGCCCGTCGTCAGGCCGGTGCGGAACCACTCCTGCCCGCGCGGGGTCTGCTGTCCGACGTAGCCTTGGATGATCTCCGGAGCCCATGCCCCGGCCTCGGTGTTCGACTGGCCCGAATAGCTGCTGTTCTGCGCCCGGTCCTGCCAGGTGTCCCAGTCGGTCGGCATGGCCTGCGGCGCGTCCCACACTGGCAGGGACTGGGTGCCCTGGTAGCGCGCCATGAGGCCGGGATCGGTGCCGGGGGTGAAGCTGTTCGGCAGGTCCTCCAGCGTGACCGGGAGGCCCATCTGCCCCCGCGCGATCGAGCGCCCGCTGTTCGCGGCGAGGGTCGGCGTCCGGTACGGTGCGCCGCCGACCGACCATGCCGGGATGTTCTTCTTCCACGACATCGAGCCGTAGGACGTGTCGAGGTCATCGACCATCGAAGGGTCACCCCCGGCGTACCATCCACCATCACCGCGATAGAGGTCGGACAAGCCGCGCGCCTCGCCCACCTTCGGCCCCTGGCCGCCATAGAACCCGTCTTGAAGGGAGGTGTATCCCGAGCCCAGCGTGATCGGATGGTCGGTGTTCTGGTTGATGGCGGCCATGATCTTCGCGAAGGCGAGCATGGGGGCGGCATAGCCCGCGGCGGTCATCGCGCCGCCCAGCGCGCCCATACTTGCTCCCGCTCCTGCCGCCCCGGTCAGGCCAGAACCGGCCGCGACGCCTCCACCCTCCATGACGGGCGCCGCCCCGAAAATGCCTTCAAGGCCCAGACTGGTGCCGATCTCGCCCAGGGTCGGGAGACCGAGGCTTTGCCATGACGGAAGCCACGACGTCAGGCTCGAATACGTCTCTGGCGCCAGGGCCTGAAACCCGAGCCGGCCAAGTTTGAGCGCGTCCAGCACCGGGAAGCCCCCCTCCGGTGCCAGACGCGCCCCAGGCGCCAGGTCTCCGATCCCGTAGGAGCCGGAGTCCGCGCCACTCGATCTCGCCCAATCATCGAAGGACTGCGGTGCGGGGACGTACATCGGCAGCCCTCCTGTGCTATGTTGCGTTGATGAATCCGACGCATTCGGGTTGCTTCGACGACACGATCATCGCCGGGGAACCGGGGCCGCTGCTCACGGCAGCGGAGGCATGGAACGTCGTCGAGGAGCTGGATCAGGAAACGACGGCGCGGTCGGTCACTCTTCGCCAGTCCGTTCCGTCGTTGAACGCCAGCACCGCCCCGCCGGTCTCGTCGATCACGTAGATGATGCGCTTCGTCTCGGTAGGGCTCGGGAGCGTGTCCACGGTATAGGCCCGGACGGGCGAGGCGTTGATATCGGCCACGATCCCAGACAGGGCGGTTTCCACCTGCTGCGATAGCTGTCTCGCCCACTGCTGGATTTCAGCGGGGGACGTGCCTTGAAGGGGTGCAATCCGGATGCGGCTCACATCCCCTCCCCTTCGCCGTCCATGTAGAGAGAACCGACCCCGGCACCCGCCATGGGCGCCATGATCCCGTACTTCCGCAGAATCTCGATCAGCTTGTCATCGAACACGACGTAGTTGCGGGAGCCGTCGCCGGCTGCGCGGGATCCCGCATCGAGGTACTTGATGCCGGGGATGCCCCGCTCTCGCAGCGCAGAGGCCGCGGCTCTCTTGTCCATAAAGTCGCCAGGGACCAGCCTGGAGCTCTCGTAAATCTGCCCTCCGGTCCACTCCGGCTTCATGTCTGCCAGCGCCGCCCGCGCCTTGTCACTCTGAGCACTCAGCGGCGCATCCCAATCCAAGAACTGCTTCGGGTCCGCGTGGATGTTGACTTCGTACATGCGGCCGGGGGTCTCGGGCGGCGCCCGCTTCATCCGGTCGAGCGCGATCTGCATATCGGACACTCGTTCAAACCAGGGGAAATCGCCTGCCTTGAGCGCGTCCACGCGCTGGCGTGCCAGCCTTTCCCCGACCAAGTCAGCCGCGTCTGACGCGGCAACAGGAAGCGTCGATTGCCGCGCAACTTGCTGGTACGATTCGTCAAGCATTCGGTCCAGATCGTCCAGCCCGGTCGAGAATGTCGGCTTAGCCAAAGCGGCCCGATAGCTCCGCGCCACCCCTTCGTTCTCTGCGAAATACAGCCCATGGCCGTATGCCTGCGCCCCCTCCCCCGTTCCGATCTTCGACATATCGAACCTGTCGAAGTCATGCGGGGAGCCGTGGTAGGCGCGGATCGGCTTGATGCTCCCGAGGAACTGGCCGAAGTCCAGCGCCAGCGACTGGTTGAGCGCGTTCGCCGTCGCCATGTCGCCCCGGCGCATCGCCTCCCGTGCGGCAACCGCGCGCTCGTTGATCGTCGGGCCGAAGACCGTGCCCAGCATCTCGGAATAGCGGTCGTAGAGGCCCTTGTCGGGGTCGTAACCGGCCCCTTCGATCTGTTGACGACGACGCGCTTCAAGCAGCGCCGTCGCGTCGCCCATCGGGTCGGGAAGGGCGCCCAGACCAACGGTCGGCACCAGCGCGGAGATACCAGCACCGTCCATCGATCATCTCCGCCCCGCCGTAGAGACGTTCAAACGCAATGCCCCAAGCCGCCAGTGATCGTCCACGCCGTCCGAGCGGATTTCGATCGCCATCTGCCGGCCCTCGAAACGGGTATCCACCCGCCGCGTCGTCGGCGTGACCATCAAGGCGTCCTTGGTCCGCAAGGTATCCTGTGGGTATCGGCGATAGGAGCAGATCAGGTCGCACGATCCGGACAGCACGAAGTCGGTCACCACGCTGTCCACTCTCAGAACCCGGTCGCCGTCGTCGATATCCAGGGGCGCCGATTTCACATAGGCGGTGAGGGGATCGTCCCCCGCGTTGTGGCCGATTTCATGCCACCAGAACACGCCGTCCCAATCGACCCCGATCGGCCTGTCGAAAATCCCTCGATCCAGCATCGCGGTGCGCTGCATCGTGCCCGTGAACCAGATCTTGTCCACGAACTGGAAGGCAACATAATCGGAACAGTCGTCCTGCCCGGTGCGGGGGAAGAACCACCAGATTTCATTCCGCGCGATATTCGGAGCGCAGTAGACCTCTTCCCAGTCCACCCGCTCCAACAGCCCCTGGACGTACTGCTGCACGGGGTTGGGCGCGAGTTGGAGGGGAAGCGCCCCTTCGTAGAGGTAGAACGCTCCGTTGCGCGCCATCCAGAACGTCGACCCATCGACGACGGCAGCCGCATTCGGGCCGATCAGGCCGCAGTTGTTCCCGATCAGGGTGAACTCGAACGGAATGTCGGCGTCGCCCGGCCGGAACACCATCGAATACAAAGCTGTATCCGACCAGATCAGGCTTTCGCCCTTCGCCGGCTTGCCCGTGACGATGAACCCGCCCTCGCTGAGCCGCTGGTTGCCGGCGTAGTTCGCGGACTGCGGAACCCAGGTCGTGTTGTCCGCCACGTCCGACCATGCCACCAGCATCGGGTCGAACGTGCCCTCCTGATCCGACCCCAGGGCAACCATGATGTTCTCGGCCGTCACCATCACCGCGTTGACGCGGCGTGGCGAACCGGACACCACCTGCGCCGTCACGTCCTCGTCGAGGCGCCATTCCCTGATCTGCCCAAATCGGGGATTGGCGATACCGTACTGCCCCCATTTTCCGAGGGACCATGTGCGCGGATAGATTTCCGTCGCATCGGCGGGATCGGACCATCCGCCACCCTCGGCGCGGGGATCGGACCATCCGCCCGCGCCCCATCCGGGACCGCCTGAGCCGTGCTCGTTCTCCGGCGCTTCCTCTTCCCCGAAGGGTGACGTGAGGGCCGCCCATCCCGACGTTCCGGCCGTGCCCGTAGTCGTGACCAGAGCGCCGTTCTCGCCCCCGGCGACCCATCGGCCCGAGGTATTGTTGATGACAGCGTAGAGGGCTTGGGACGCGGTCGTGGTGGCGACCTGCGTCCACGACGACGGCGAGCCTCCTGACGCCGTGGCGAGCTTTCCGTTGTCGCCCGCAGCCATCCAATAGGTCGTGCCCCCGGTGTTGTAGGCGGCCACGTCCCAGATCGTTTCGTCGACCGGCCCCCAATCGACCGCGCCGCCGGATGCGTCGGCCCCGGCAATGACCAAGTTGCCTGCCGCGCCCAGTGTCTGCGCCGCGCAGATCGCATCCCGGTCCTCGGCATATCCGACTTCGACGTTGGTCGGGACTGCGGTCGATGCCGCGACCTGCGTGATCTCCCGCCACCGCTTGATCGAGGTCACGGTGGAGTTGTTCGGCCCGGTGATCGCCTCGGTGGTCACCTCGTTCCGGGTTGTCGTGCCGGAGATCGTGAACGACACCCCTGACAGGTTGCCGGACGAGTAGATCGTGACGTAGCGGCCGGCCAAGAACGAGGACTTCTGCAACGTCATGTTGCTGGGAACCGCGGTCCCCGCCGTCATCAACCGCGCCCGCTCGCCGGCCGCGATCCATGTCGTGGTGTCGTGGTTGTATTCGAGGGTCCAGAACGCGGCGTCCGAAACGCCTGTGGACACCACAGACCACGTCGTCGTCGCGATCACACCAGCCGACGCGACCCCGGACAGCCGGCGGACCTTTCCATCGCCACCGCAGGCCAGCCAGCAATAGGAGGCACCGAACGCCTGTTGGGTATGCTGAACGTCGTAGATGTCGGAGACGCCGAAGTCCGGTGCGGCGGTGGTGAACGTCTCCAGGTCTGTCGACGTGACCATGACGCCGCCCTGACCGGCCAGAACCCAGGTCGAGGAACCGTCATACTTAACGGCGTAGATCGTGGCGCGGGACCGGGTGCCGATGAAGGCATTGATCGTCCCGATTTCCCACGAGGACAGATTTGTCGATTTGCCGATCTGGGCATGGTCGCCGACGATGACCCACGTCCCGTTGCCGTAGGCGCAATCCCGGATGACGGAGGTTCCGAACCCGATATCCGAAAGGATCGTCCAGCTCGTGCCGTCGATCGAGTAGGCCGCTTCCCCGCCCTCGCCTACGGCAAGCCAGCTACCATTACCATAGCACAAAGAGCGAACGCGCCCCAGTCCCGTGATGTTGTAGAGCGTGTCGGTATCGGTGACGTAGAGGTCGGTATGGGTGCCGGCCATGAGCCAGCGATTGCCGGTGTTGTCGGACCACGCAAAGAGGCCCCGGCACTTCCCGGAGACGGCGGCCGACTGCTGGCGCTGCCATCCTCCCAGCTTTTCCGCAAAGCCCCGGTAGAACCGCACCTTGTCGCCGTCGACCCAGGTTCCCTCGGCGGAATATTCGGTATCGTCCCGCACCATGCCGGGGCGGAACTTGAGGGAGGCGAGTTTGAACGGCATCAGGTCGTGCGGGCGCGGATGCCGAAGAACCGGACAACCCCGGCGTCGAAGTTGCCAGAGCCACTTAGCTGGAGAGACACCCCGTCAACAGCACCCCCGACGTATGCGAACGTGCCCATCCGCGGATACGTCCCGCCGGAGGTCGCAACGCCGGTATAGCGCCCGAGCATGTAGCCGGAACTGTTCGGTCGCGCGAAATCAACCCACGCGGTGAAAGAATGGCTCGCGCCAACCGCCGGGCACAATTCGGCATAATGCTGCGTCGCCTCAGTGCCAGCGGGCGTGGCATACGCGGTGAAAGCGGCCGACCGCATCTCGACGGTGCCGCCAGAGTCCACCGACCCGCTCCTATACGGATACAGGTACAGAGACCGATTGGACCCGTTGTCGTGCGAGAGGTCTTGAACGTGAATTTGCCCACCGATGATCTCAGGATCGTCATAGAAAACGCTGTCCTGATACAGGTCGATTGCGGTCGAAGAGGCCGCTTTCTCGCCGAAGAAGACCAGGCCGGTGCGGCGCGTGGTCGTGAATGCCGTTCCCGTGCAGTAGACGTCGAACTCTTCGCCCGCATAGGCGATGACCTGCGCCTGCCCGTCGATCAGTTCCGACGAGTTCGGATTGATGATCAGATAGAACAGATCGTTGTAGTCGCCGACGCACTGGATCGTGCATCGCCACCCCGCCCCGAGAGTTGCGGCAGCGGTCGTGCCCAGCGTGACCCCGGAGGCCGTGACGCGGACGATGTTCCGGTCATCCGAAGCGACCAGCGTGTCGTTGGCCGACACGTTCCGCAGCGTCGAGCCGGCCGACGCCCAGGACAGATCGCCGCGGAGGTAGGTCGAGGAAGAAGCCGACCCCGAACCGAGTTCCGCCGCCACGATCTTCGACGGG
This DNA window, taken from Gemmatimonadota bacterium, encodes the following:
- a CDS encoding HNH endonuclease translates to MASDSIPEEWRPVEGWPYEVSNLGRVRQALNATPRPGRRPGRVVQNCIGRNGYPVVCLHDGKRQKLALVHRLVALAFLPPPRPDQIDVAHGDGDPSNPRLSNLRWATRKENHADMIAHGRSTRGEKNARSKLSAADVRTIRALAPAAPRYRVLSERFGVSIPTICAIVHRKSWQWLTD